A segment of the Symmachiella macrocystis genome:
CCACTACTCGAAAGGCTGGTTGACGGCCTTCTCAGGCGGCGGAGTGCAAGGCGGCCAGGTGATCGGCGCCACCGACAAAGACGGCAAGGACGTCACCGAACGTCCCGTGGCAGTGCAAGATCTGTTCGTCACGTTTTGCCACATCCTGGGCCTCGATCCACACGACGAATACATGGCGACGAACGAACGGCCGATTAAGTTGGTCGAAGGTGGGGAATTGATTGGCGAGTTGTTTGCGTAATTGTCGTGTGACGAAAATCTCGCGCAGAGACGCGGAGGCGCAGAGAGTTTTTAGCGGGGGTCCGCCTGGTTCAGGGACCGGTGTTTGGTTGATCGGCAGTTTTCTCTGCGTTACTCTGCGGTCAATTCTTTTGCCAAAACGTGTGGAACGTTTTATTTCATTAGGATATTCAGCTGTACTCCATCAAAAGGTGCGTCGCGACGCACCCTACGGTCTGAGCTGTGTATTCCATTTGATCCGAGTTGTGTTATGGCGCTCAAAAAGGCATTCGGAATTGTCATGCTGACCGCTTTCATGTGTGCAGTGCTGGGCATGGGAATAGGTGCGGCTTTGGGGCAATGGGCGCCTGGTTACTATCGAACCATGTTCTCCATTGACAGTTCCTCCGACTTCGCTCCTCTACAAACGGGCATTGGGTTGGGTCTAACGCAGGGCCTGTTTGCGGGCCTCCTCATGGGGGTCCTTGTCGTTGCTTTCCTGTTGTGGAATGATAACTCGCTGATTGAAACACACGCCGACGAGAAACCCGTTCCCCGTGGAAAAATCCGAGGGGTGTTTCGGCCTATGTTCGGATTGATTCTAGCTGTAACGTTTGTGGCATCGCTCGTTGCCGCATTAATTTTAGGCTCGACCATCAACGAACACGTCCATAACCTCCAAGCTGGCTATGAGCGGGGACAAGTGCTGTCACCGATCTTGCAGGACGAAAGATTTCCCGACGTGGCGATCGAACCAATATCCGCAGGTCAACTTACTTTAAACGGCCACGTCGCCAACCAGCAGACTCGCGACGAATTGTTGAACGAACTTCAACATGCGTTTGGTGATACAACCGCCTCGAAGTTGATTGAAGGGGTCACGGTCGGTAAGTGATGCCTGGATTCGCCGCGGATGTTTTCTCCGAAACGTGTGGAAAGTCTTGTTTTGTTGGGAGAATCGGCCGTACTACTTACAAGTTGTTTCAAAATCCTCTGACGCATTCCACTGACAATGGTCTGCAAGATTCTGAAACAAGCGCAACCGGGTTTTGAAACTGGTTCTAGAAAGGTGTGTCGTTACGCACCCTACGGTTCAGGCGGCGCGTTGGTGAAGGTTTTGCGGATTGACTCCACGCGTTGGCGATTCACACCCAAGTCCGAACGGCCCACGCGCGAGGCCGAACGGATGTGGATGACCTGCTGCTCGGCATCGATGTAGATTTCGACGTCATCCACGAAGCGAAACAGCGCGGACCGTGATTCCGCGTGAATGTAATCGCCGTCATCACTCACGATCTGTGTCCGGGGTTGCTGCAACAGTGCGCTGCGAATTTTCTCACCCGCTTCAGCCGCCGGTCCTTGGAAGGGAATCGGCAGGATTGCATGTTCCGAATCAGTGGATTGGGAATTCACACAATTCGGCGTGTCCGGACACGACTTAAGCTGCCCGTCGGTGACACCTAAATCATTGGGCCGCTTGCCGAAGAAACTGAGCGTCATGAGCAATCCTATTCCCAAAACTACCATGGCAAGCACGAAGTAGAGTACGCCGCGCAAAAGTTTGCGTTTCAACGGATTATTCCTGTTGGGTTCTTTTTTGTCGCAACAACCATTTGTAAAACTCGGGGTTGGCGTACGTGGCGGCCCATGAATTGTGACCTGCTTCGGGGTAAATCGTCAGCTGCGGATTGCCCCCTTTCTCGATCAGGGCATCGACCATCGACAGCGTGCGTTCCACTGGCACGCCGGGATCTTTGCCACCATGGAATGCCCAAACAGGCAGGTGTGGATACCGCTTGGCCCAATGTTTTTCCCCGCCGCCGCAAATCGGGGCAATGGCCGCCAAACGATCTGGGGCATAAGCCGCCAAACGCCAACTGCCAAAGCCTCCCATACTCAGTCCGGTCACATAAATGCGATCGGGATCCACATTGTATTGACGACTGACATCGTCCAGCAGCGCCAATAGTTCAATCGGCTCCCATTCCTTCTCTTTGGGGCATTGCGGCGAAACGACGATGAAAGGGAATTGCTGACCGGCGGCGATCAACTTGGGCGGACCGTGCATCTTCACTAGTTCCAGGTCATCTCCACGCTCCCCAGCCCCATGCAGGAACAGCATCAGCGGCCAATTGGGTTGCGAATCATAATCTTGCGGCAGATACAACAGGTAGTTCATTTGCACCTGGACCTGCGTTTCCAACCGGCCCGCGCGTTGCCCAGCGGCGGGTTCGTCGCAGAATCCGGAATTGCCCATTACGCACAATACAATCCAAGTCAATAAGAACGTCCCGCGCAGTGTCATCGATGTCTCTCCTGGTTGTTGGGGGTCTGGTCGGCGAACATAGAGTTTATCGTTACCAGCGGCAGCGGTATAGGTTCATGGTTTTAGTCCCACGATCAGACATTCGCTTTCCTCAGCGACAGGTGCTCATAGTTGGCAAGCGCGTTGCCGTGGGATAACCTGATGGTTGTGACGTTTGATACCGTAGACATTCCCCGGCATTCTCCCGGCATTCACCAAAGAGCAAACATGGCCATCGACCCGATCTGTCATATGGAAGTGGATGAATCTACGGATCTCAAAGCGACCCGCGAGGGCGAGACGTTTTACTTTTGCAGCGAACATTGCCGGCAAAAGTTCTTAGAGCCAGACGCAGAATCGCCGCCGGACATGGTGCAGTTGGGCGGATGTTGTCATCAGGAACATTCGGCCGACACAACTCCGCGCAAGACGACCAAGAAGTATTTCTGCCCGATGTGCGCGGGAGTCGAATCGGATGAACCGGGGGATTGCCCGAAATGTGGGATGGCGCTGGAATCGGCACAGGTCACCTCAGGCCAAAAGACGATCTACACCTGCCCCATGCATCCGGAGATCGAACAGGACCATCCGGGGAGCTGTCCGAAGTGCGGAATGGATTTGGAGCCGAAGTTCGTCGAGGCGGACGCACCGCAAGACGATACGGAACTGCGGAGCATGCTGCTACGTTTTTGGGTGGCTTTGTCGCTGAGCATTCCCGTGTTCCTCTTAGCTATGCTGCCGATGGTGGGGGTGCCGGTTGACCGATGGTTGGGGCATTCGCTGCATACGTGGTTGCAAGTCGTGTTCAGCACGCCGGTCGTGTTGTGGGCGGGCTGGCCGTTTTTTGTGCGGGGTTGGCGGTCGATTCTGACTTGGAATCTCAACATGTTCACCTTGATCGCCATCGGCACCGGGACGGCGTATTTGTTTAGTCTGTTGGTCGTGCTGTTTCCGGGACTGGTTCCCGACGACCTGAAAACCGACGGGCATGTGGAGGTTTATTTCGAAGCGGCGGCGGTGATTATCACGTTGGTGTTGCTTGGTCAGGTGCTAGAACTTCGCGCACGACGACGAACCGGGCATGCGATTCGGGAGTTGATGTCGCTGGCGCCGCCGACCGCGCGCATTGTTCGTGACGGTCAGGAGCAAGAGGTTCCGCTGGATGACGTCCAGCAGGGGGATGTGCTGCGTGTGCGTCCGGGTGAGAAAATCCCCGTCGACGGCAAATTGACGGAGGGGAAAAGTTCCGTCGATGAGTCCATGATTACCGGCGAGCCGGCGGCGGTGCAAAAACAAACCGGCGACGAAGTGATCGGCGGAACGGTTAACCAGACCGGCGCGTTTTTGATGCAAGCGGAAAAAGTGGGCGGTGACACGGTGTTGGCGCAGATCGTCAATATGGTCTCGGACGCTCAGCGGAGTCGCGCGCCGATTCAGAAAGTCGCCGATGTCGTCGCTGGATATTTCGTGCCGGCGGTGGTGCTGTGCGCGGTGCTGACGTTTATCGTATGGGCAGTCCTACAGCCAAAGCAACCGGCGTTGGCTTGGGCGCTGGTCAATGCCGTGGCCGTGTTGATCATTGCCTGCCCCTGTGCATTGGGGCTGGCCACACCGATGTCGATCATGGTCGGCGTCGGACGTGGGGCGAAGGCAGGCGTGCTGATTAAGGACGCCGAAGTCTTGGAGACCTTGGAAAAAATCGACACACTCGTCGTCGACAAAACTGGCACGCTGACCGAAGGCCGCCCCAAACTGACCGAGTGCATTCCGGCTCAGGGCTTTCCCGAAGCGGACCTATTACAATTGGCGGCAAGCGTCGAACAAAACAGCGAGCATCCGCTGGCGCATGCCATCGTTCAGGGAGCCAAGGATCGAGAGCTAAGTTTATCGAGCACCGCTGATTTCGATTCGGTCACAGGCGGAGGGGTGCATGGAACGGTCGATGGCAAGGCTGTGCTGATTGGCAAACGTTCGTTGTTGGAAGAACGGCAGGTGCAAGATTTTGCGGTCTTAGACGACAAGGTCGATGAACTGCAGCGGCAGGGACGGACGGTGATGTATGTCGCTGTGGACCAACGTTTCGCCGGAATCATCGCTGTCTCCGATCCGATCAAAGCCTCCACCGCCGAAGCCGTTACGGCGCTGCACCAATTGGGGCTGCGGATCATCATGCTAACTGGCGACAACGAAAAAACGGCTCAAACAGTCGCTGAGCAATTGGGAATCGATGAGTTCGAAGCGGGCGAGCGACCCGAGGATAAACAGGCGCGGATCAAGTCGCTCAAAAGCGAAGGTCATAAGGTGGCGATGGCCGGCGACGGCATCAACGATGCACCGGCGCTCGCGCTGGCCGATGTCGGCATCGCCATGGGGACGGGGACCGATGTGGCGATCGAATCGGCGGGGGTCACCCTCGTCAAAGGAGATCTGCGTGGAATCATCAAAGCGGTCAACCTCAGCCGCCACACAATGCGCAACATTCGGCAGAACCTGTTTTTCGCATTCATCTACAACGCGCTCGGCGTGCCGATTGCCGCTGGTGTGCTCTATCCGGTCATGGGGCTGTTACTCAATCCGATGATCGCCGCCGCTGCGATGAGTTTCAGTTCCGTGTCAGTGATCGCCAACGCACTGCGACTGCGAACGACCAATTTGGATTGAGCAGCGGTGCGAGTCCCGGCGTGGGAATGGTGTATTGGGTGATGGACTGCCGCGGAAAAACGAATTGAGGCTGCTGAGCAATTTCGAGCATCAATCGTGGGCAACTTCACAGTCACCGCGCCGCAAAAACCACTTATACGTTTCGCCTATGACCAGTACCGGCAGCGACAAGGCGACGATCAATCCCCAATCCTGCAGTCCAAGTGGCATAGTATGCAGCGCCGTTTGTAAAAACGGGATGTAAACCGCTGCGACCTGCAGCCCGATCATGCCCGTACAGGCGATCAAGATCCAAGGATTGGAAAAGAAATTGAGCCGAAATAGCGACGTCCGCAGTGTGCGGAAATTGAAGACGTTGATTTTCTCGGCAATGATTAGTCCACAAAAGGCCATCGTCTGCGCAATCGCCTTATCATGCGGATCGTCGCTGCCCCAATAGTCGTACATTAACCACAGCGTCACAGCCGTCAGATAGGAGCCAAGCAGACCGATCATAACGATCCCACGACGGTCAAGCAGCGGCTGGTTCGAATCACGCGGAGGGCGGTGCATGTTACCCTCTTCGATCGGTTCCAACCCCAGCGCGACGGCGGTCACTCCGTCAGTGATTAAATTCATCCACAGAATTTGCACGGGCAACAGAATCAACGGCCCGCCCAACAGAATATTACAAAAGATCGCCAAGACTTCGCCTGTATTGGACGAGAGCAAATACAGGACGAATTTCTGAATG
Coding sequences within it:
- a CDS encoding DUF1499 domain-containing protein — protein: MKRKLLRGVLYFVLAMVVLGIGLLMTLSFFGKRPNDLGVTDGQLKSCPDTPNCVNSQSTDSEHAILPIPFQGPAAEAGEKIRSALLQQPRTQIVSDDGDYIHAESRSALFRFVDDVEIYIDAEQQVIHIRSASRVGRSDLGVNRQRVESIRKTFTNAPPEP
- a CDS encoding carboxylesterase family protein; this encodes MTLRGTFLLTWIVLCVMGNSGFCDEPAAGQRAGRLETQVQVQMNYLLYLPQDYDSQPNWPLMLFLHGAGERGDDLELVKMHGPPKLIAAGQQFPFIVVSPQCPKEKEWEPIELLALLDDVSRQYNVDPDRIYVTGLSMGGFGSWRLAAYAPDRLAAIAPICGGGEKHWAKRYPHLPVWAFHGGKDPGVPVERTLSMVDALIEKGGNPQLTIYPEAGHNSWAATYANPEFYKWLLRQKRTQQE
- a CDS encoding heavy metal translocating P-type ATPase, whose amino-acid sequence is MAIDPICHMEVDESTDLKATREGETFYFCSEHCRQKFLEPDAESPPDMVQLGGCCHQEHSADTTPRKTTKKYFCPMCAGVESDEPGDCPKCGMALESAQVTSGQKTIYTCPMHPEIEQDHPGSCPKCGMDLEPKFVEADAPQDDTELRSMLLRFWVALSLSIPVFLLAMLPMVGVPVDRWLGHSLHTWLQVVFSTPVVLWAGWPFFVRGWRSILTWNLNMFTLIAIGTGTAYLFSLLVVLFPGLVPDDLKTDGHVEVYFEAAAVIITLVLLGQVLELRARRRTGHAIRELMSLAPPTARIVRDGQEQEVPLDDVQQGDVLRVRPGEKIPVDGKLTEGKSSVDESMITGEPAAVQKQTGDEVIGGTVNQTGAFLMQAEKVGGDTVLAQIVNMVSDAQRSRAPIQKVADVVAGYFVPAVVLCAVLTFIVWAVLQPKQPALAWALVNAVAVLIIACPCALGLATPMSIMVGVGRGAKAGVLIKDAEVLETLEKIDTLVVDKTGTLTEGRPKLTECIPAQGFPEADLLQLAASVEQNSEHPLAHAIVQGAKDRELSLSSTADFDSVTGGGVHGTVDGKAVLIGKRSLLEERQVQDFAVLDDKVDELQRQGRTVMYVAVDQRFAGIIAVSDPIKASTAEAVTALHQLGLRIIMLTGDNEKTAQTVAEQLGIDEFEAGERPEDKQARIKSLKSEGHKVAMAGDGINDAPALALADVGIAMGTGTDVAIESAGVTLVKGDLRGIIKAVNLSRHTMRNIRQNLFFAFIYNALGVPIAAGVLYPVMGLLLNPMIAAAAMSFSSVSVIANALRLRTTNLD